Proteins encoded together in one Deltaproteobacteria bacterium window:
- a CDS encoding LLM class F420-dependent oxidoreductase, with protein MKLGIGAVSFGPKVQINMDMILRAEALGFDSTWTAEAYGNDAVSTATWVLAKTTRIKVGTAIMQMPARTPAMAAMTAMTLDHLSGGRFILGLGPSGPQVIEGWHGVPYGKPLTRTREYIAIIRKILAREEPLEFHGEEYDIPARGAGTTGLGKPLKSILHGNPNLPIYTASISPNGLRCAGEVADGVFPMMMDPEKFDRTYLPYIEEGFAKAGGGKNLSNFAVVPGVSVIVTDEPEKARMAVKGGMALYIGGMGARDKNFYNDLAKRLGYEAAAVEIQNLFLSGKKMEAAAAVPDALVDAVHLVGPKAKIRDRLQAWKEAGRKGWVNTMQIATTQPEALELLAQELL; from the coding sequence ATGAAGCTCGGTATCGGTGCGGTCTCGTTCGGCCCGAAGGTTCAGATCAACATGGACATGATCCTGCGCGCGGAGGCGCTCGGGTTCGACTCGACCTGGACGGCCGAGGCGTACGGAAACGACGCGGTCAGCACCGCGACCTGGGTGCTGGCGAAGACCACGAGGATCAAGGTCGGCACGGCGATCATGCAGATGCCCGCGCGCACGCCGGCCATGGCCGCGATGACGGCGATGACGCTCGACCACCTCTCGGGCGGGCGCTTCATCCTGGGGCTCGGCCCGTCCGGCCCGCAGGTGATCGAGGGCTGGCACGGCGTTCCGTACGGCAAGCCGCTCACGCGCACGCGCGAGTACATCGCGATCATCCGCAAGATCCTCGCGCGCGAGGAACCGCTCGAGTTCCACGGCGAGGAGTACGACATCCCCGCGCGCGGCGCGGGCACGACGGGGCTTGGCAAGCCGCTGAAGAGCATCCTGCACGGAAACCCGAACCTGCCCATCTACACCGCGTCGATCAGCCCCAACGGGCTGCGCTGCGCTGGCGAGGTCGCCGACGGCGTCTTTCCGATGATGATGGACCCGGAGAAGTTCGACCGGACCTACCTGCCGTACATCGAAGAGGGCTTCGCGAAGGCGGGCGGAGGCAAGAATCTTTCGAATTTCGCGGTCGTTCCGGGCGTGAGCGTGATCGTGACCGACGAGCCCGAGAAGGCGCGAATGGCGGTGAAGGGCGGCATGGCGCTGTACATCGGCGGCATGGGCGCGCGCGACAAGAACTTCTACAACGATCTGGCCAAGCGCCTCGGCTACGAGGCCGCGGCCGTCGAGATCCAGAACCTGTTCCTGTCGGGAAAGAAGATGGAGGCCGCCGCGGCCGTTCCCGACGCGCTCGTCGACGCGGTGCACCTGGTCGGGCCCAAGGCCAAGATCCGCGACCGGCTGCAGGCCTGGAAGGAGGCCGGGCGGAAGGGCTGGGTGAACACGATGCAGATCGCGACCACGCAGCCCGAGGCGCTCGAGCTGCTGGCGCAGGAGCTGCTCTAG
- a CDS encoding glutathione S-transferase, with the protein MIDLYTAATPNGHKASVTLEELGLPYQTRAVDLSKNEQKQPWFLAINPNGRIPAIVDRELDDLAVFESGAIMIHLAEKTGRLLPTAPAPRARVLSWLMFQMGGIGPMMGQANVFFRYFPEKIQPAIDRYQNESRRLFEVLDRRLGESEWLGDDFSIADIANWCWVRTYKWSGVSIDGLENLRRWLDAMKARPACQRGIEVPVAVKSLIEDEKAAKEFAERARGMLQR; encoded by the coding sequence GTGATCGACCTCTACACCGCGGCGACGCCGAACGGACACAAGGCCTCCGTCACGCTGGAGGAGCTCGGTCTTCCCTACCAGACCCGCGCAGTCGACCTGTCGAAGAACGAGCAGAAGCAGCCCTGGTTCCTGGCGATCAACCCCAACGGGCGAATTCCCGCGATCGTCGACCGCGAGCTCGACGACCTCGCGGTCTTCGAGTCCGGCGCGATCATGATTCACCTGGCCGAGAAGACCGGGCGGCTGCTGCCGACCGCTCCCGCGCCGCGCGCGCGCGTGCTCTCGTGGCTGATGTTCCAGATGGGCGGGATCGGCCCGATGATGGGCCAGGCCAACGTGTTCTTCCGCTACTTCCCCGAGAAGATCCAGCCGGCGATCGACCGCTACCAGAACGAGTCGCGCCGGCTGTTCGAGGTGCTCGACCGCAGGCTCGGCGAGAGCGAATGGCTGGGCGACGACTTCTCGATCGCCGACATCGCGAACTGGTGCTGGGTGCGCACGTACAAGTGGTCGGGCGTCTCGATCGACGGGCTGGAAAACCTGCGCCGCTGGCTCGACGCGATGAAGGCGCGGCCCGCGTGCCAGCGCGGAATCGAGGTGCCGGTCGCGGTCAAGAGCCTGATCGAGGACGAGAAGGCGGCCAAGGAGTTCGCCGAGCGCGCTCGCGGTATGCTGCAGCGCTGA